From the genome of Bombyx mori chromosome 16, ASM3026992v2, one region includes:
- the LOC101746485 gene encoding protein unc-119 homolog, whose amino-acid sequence MSLVGKKCESISLHESIKDDVISNQVTPEDVLRLERITDTYLCSPEANVYDIDFTRFKIRDLETGTVLFEIAKPPTDFGVDNDSLEDSTEEPLDPNAGRFVRYQFTPQFLKLKTVGATVEFTVGARPVNHFRMIEKHFFRDTLLKTFDFEFGFCIPFSRNTCEHIYEFPTLPPDLVEEMIAAPFETCSDSFYFVDNQLVMHNKADYAYNGGINN is encoded by the exons ATGAGCCTTGTCGGAAAAAAATGTGAATCGATATCTTTACACGAATCAATTAAAGACGATGTGATTTCCAATCAAGTAACTCCTGAAGATGTATTGAGATTGGAGAGAATTACAGATACATACCTCTGCAGCCCTGAAGCTAATGTATACGACATCGATTTTACGAGATTTAAAATTCGAGATTTAGAAACTGGAACGGTGTTATTTGAAATAGCTAAACCTCCGACTGATTTCGGCGTCGATAATGATTCTTTGGAAGATTCCACAGAGGAGCCCTTGGATCCAAATGCGGGGAGATTTGTTCGTTATCAATTCACACCACAATTTCTGAAGTTGAAAACTGTTGGCGCTAC AGTGGAATTCACAGTTGGGGCTCGTCCAGTTAACCATTTCAGAATGATTGAGAAGCACTTCTTCAGGGATACACTACTGAAAACTTTTGATTTTGAGTTTGGTTTCTGTATTCCATTCTCAAGAAACACTTGCGAGCACATTTATGAGTTTCCAACGTTGCCCCCTGACTTAG ttGAGGAAATGATTGCTGCTCCTTTCGAGACATGTTCTGACAGTTTTTACTTCGTGGACAACCAATTGGTGATGCATAACAAAGCAGATTATGCTTATAATGGAGGTATCAACAATTAA
- the Mif gene encoding macrophage migration inhibitory factor isoform X1: MPHFRIETNISRSKIPADFVVKAIPVLAKALGKPEQYCVVTVIPEMLMSFGGSTEPCAIANLMSIGSLGVEQNKKHAKVLFELVEKELGVPTDRMYITFQDEPTGNVGFKGTTFHAIFG; encoded by the exons ATGCCTCACTTTAGAATAGAAACCAACATTTCAAGATCAAAAATCCCAGCTGATTTTGTGGTAAAAGCTATACCGGTGTTAGCTAAAGCTCTTGGTAAACCTGAACAG TACTGTGTTGTCACAGTAATTCCTGAAATGTTGATGAGTTTCGGTGGATCCACTGAACCCTGTGCCATAGCCAACCTGATGTCCATTGGTTCTCTGGGTGTGGAGCAAAACAAGAAGCATGCTAAGGTTCTTTTTGAATTAGTTGAAAAAGAGCTGGGTGTACCAACAGACCG caTGTACATAACCTTCCAAGACGAACCTACCGGCAACGTTGGATTTAAAGGAACGACTTTCCACGCGATCTTTGgataa